In the Streptomyces sp. f51 genome, one interval contains:
- a CDS encoding VanZ family protein, with product MVRTALRARAAKAGRGKPAPKAGSDRGKGAANAGQGKPEKSRSFFGRGKPAPKAERDKETAKTGSRSFLRREAPKRTPAPAPAKESLPLPVRLLAMLVAFAAMVAFAVVLARLTLEPSPASAALIHNNLHPGASLRAYLDQPELRDAVKQIGGNLVLGVPFGVLLPVVFPRTRGILRVLLLTAAVMFLVELVQGALITGRSFDIDDVILNTSGALVGYLLLGRRLGRAVHPRKRLRA from the coding sequence ATGGTCCGCACCGCGTTGCGCGCTCGTGCAGCGAAGGCCGGCCGGGGCAAACCGGCACCGAAGGCGGGATCGGACCGAGGCAAGGGCGCGGCGAACGCCGGACAGGGGAAGCCGGAGAAGTCCCGGTCGTTCTTCGGCCGCGGGAAGCCGGCGCCGAAGGCCGAGCGGGACAAGGAAACCGCGAAGACCGGGTCGCGGTCGTTCCTCCGCCGTGAGGCGCCGAAGCGGACCCCCGCACCGGCACCCGCCAAGGAGAGCCTGCCCCTGCCCGTGCGGCTCCTGGCCATGCTGGTCGCGTTCGCCGCCATGGTGGCGTTCGCCGTCGTCCTGGCCCGGCTGACCCTTGAGCCCTCACCCGCGTCGGCGGCCCTGATCCACAACAATCTCCACCCCGGGGCCTCGCTGCGCGCCTATCTCGACCAGCCGGAACTGCGCGACGCCGTCAAGCAGATCGGCGGGAACCTCGTGCTCGGGGTCCCCTTCGGTGTGCTGCTGCCCGTGGTGTTCCCCAGGACCCGCGGAATCCTGCGCGTCCTCCTGCTGACCGCGGCGGTCATGTTCCTGGTCGAACTGGTCCAGGGAGCCCTCATCACCGGACGCTCCTTCGACATCGACGACGTCATCCTCAACACGTCCGGCGCGCTGGTGGGTTACCTCCTCCTGGGCCGGCGGCTCGGCCGGGCCGTGCACCCCAGGAAGCGTCTGCGCGCCTGA
- a CDS encoding DUF4230 domain-containing protein: MTTSIKRMPGWAKVLSAFVLVLVVLFAGLRLAVLPGLRDVFGTETQDNSGPTLLKSIQDMSRYEAASGNFQVVVDLEKDAKYLPDAIRGTRTLYVGAGTVDAYVDLGRIGEKDVTVNSDRTSATLRLPHAALGKPALDPDHSYAVSKQRGLLDRIGDLFSDNPNDERAVQRLAAKHIGKAAQDSRLTARAETNTTSMLQGLLRSLGFTDVTVTYGT; the protein is encoded by the coding sequence ATGACGACGTCCATCAAGCGCATGCCCGGCTGGGCGAAGGTCCTCTCCGCCTTCGTGCTGGTGCTCGTGGTGCTGTTCGCCGGGCTGCGGCTCGCCGTTCTGCCGGGGCTGCGCGATGTGTTCGGCACGGAGACCCAGGACAATTCGGGCCCGACCCTGCTCAAGTCCATCCAGGACATGAGCCGTTACGAAGCGGCCTCGGGCAACTTCCAGGTGGTCGTGGACCTGGAGAAGGACGCGAAGTACCTGCCCGACGCGATCCGCGGCACCCGCACCCTGTACGTGGGAGCCGGCACCGTCGACGCCTATGTCGATCTCGGGCGCATCGGCGAGAAGGACGTGACGGTCAACAGCGACCGTACGTCGGCCACGCTCCGGCTGCCGCACGCGGCCCTGGGCAAACCCGCCCTCGACCCGGACCACTCCTACGCCGTCTCGAAACAGCGGGGTCTTCTCGACCGGATCGGGGACCTGTTCTCGGACAACCCAAACGACGAGCGGGCGGTGCAACGGCTCGCGGCCAAGCACATCGGCAAGGCCGCACAGGACAGCCGCCTCACCGCGCGGGCCGAGACGAACACCACCAGCATGCTCCAGGGCCTGCTGCGTTCCCTCGGCTTCACCGACGTGACGGTCACCTACGGCACCTGA